The following proteins are co-located in the Rattus norvegicus strain BN/NHsdMcwi chromosome 19, GRCr8, whole genome shotgun sequence genome:
- the E2f4 gene encoding transcription factor E2F4: protein MAEAGPQAPPPPGTPSRHEKSLGLLTTKFVSLLQEAKDGVLDLKLAADTLAVRQKRRIYDITNVLEGIGLIEKKSKNSIQWKGVGPGCNTREIADKLIELKAEIEELQQREQELDQHKVWVQQSIRNVAEDVQNSCLAYVTHEDICRCFAGDTLLAIRAPSGTSLEVPIPEGLNGQKKYQIHLKSMSGPIEVLLVNKEAWSSPPVAVPVPPPDDLLQSPPAVSTPPPLPKPALAHPQETSRPSSPQITTPTPVLGSTEVSDVAGQTAEIAVSGSPGTENKGSGELSSLPLGLTALDTRPLQSSALLDSSSSSSSSSSSSSSSSSSSGPNPSTSFEPIKADPTGVLDLPKELSEIFDPTRECMSSELLEELMSSEVFAPLLRLSPPPGDHDYIYNLDESEGVCDLFDVPVLKL from the exons ATGGCGGAGGCCGGGCCACAGGCGCCGCCGCCCCCGGGTACTCCAAGCCGGCACGAGAAGAGTCTGGGACTTCTCACCACCAAGTTCGTGTCGCTTCTGCAGGAAGCCAAGGACGGCGTGCTTGACCTCAAGTTG GCAGCCGACACTCTTGCTGTACGCCAGAAACGGCGGATTTACGACATCACCAACGTGTTGGAAGGTATTGGTCTGATCGAGAAAAAATCCAAGAACAGCATCCAGTGGAA GGGCGTCGGGCCAGGTTGCAATACCCGGGAGATTGCCGACAAACTGATTGAGCTCAAGGCAGAGATCGAGGAGCTACAGCAGCGGGAGCAAGAACTTGACCAGCACAAGGTGTGGGTGCAGCAGAGCATCCGGAATGTCGCAGAGGACGTCCAGAACAGCTG CTTGGCCTACGTGACTCATGAAGACATCTGCAGGTGCTTTGCTG GAGATACCCTCCTTGCTATCCGAGCCCCATCGGGCACCAGCCTGGAGGTGCCCATCCCAGAG GGTCtcaatggtcagaagaagtacCAGATTCACTTAAAGAGCATGAGTGGTCCCATTGAGGTCCTGCTAGTGAACAAGGAGGCCTGGAGTTCACCACCTGTGGCTGTGCCCGTACCTCCCCCTGACGATCTACTCCAGAGCCCACCTGCTGTGTCTACACCTCCACCTCTGCCCAAGCCTGCCTTAGCTCATCCCCAAGAAACCTCTCGTCCAAGCAGCCCCCAGATAACTACCCCCACTCCTGTCCTTGGCAGCACTGAAGTCTCAGATGTGGCAGGCCAGACAGCTGAGATTGCAG TGAGTGGTAGCCCTGGAACTGAGAACAAGGGCAGTGGTGAACTCAGTTCACTCCCACTGGGCCTGACAGCACTGGACACTCGACCTCTGCAGTCCTCTGCACTACTGgatagtagcagcagcagcagcagcagtagcagcagcagcagcagcagcagcagttcaTCTGGACCCAACCCTTCTACCTCCTTTGAGCCCATCAAGGCAGACCCCACAGGCG ttctGGATCTCCCCAAAGAGCTGTCAGAAATCTTCGACCCCACAAGAG AGTGCATGAGCTCCGAGCTGCTGGAAGAATTGATGTCTTCAGAAG TGTTTGCCCCCCTCCTCCGACTTTCTCCACCTCCCGGAGACCACGATTACATCTACAACCTGGACGAGAGTGAAGGTGTCTGTGATCTCTTTGATGTTCCTGTTCTCAAACTCTGA
- the E2f4 gene encoding transcription factor E2F4 isoform X1, translated as MAEAGPQAPPPPGTPSRHEKSLGLLTTKFVSLLQEAKDGVLDLKLAADTLAVRQKRRIYDITNVLEGIGLIEKKSKNSIQWKGVGPGCNTREIADKLIELKAEIEELQQREQELDQHKVWVQQSIRNVAEDVQNSCLAYVTHEDICRCFAGDTLLAIRAPSGTSLEVPIPEGLNGQKKYQIHLKSMSGPIEVLLVNKEAWSSPPVAVPVPPPDDLLQSPPAVSTPPPLPKPALAHPQETSRPSSPQITTPTPVLGSTEVSDVAGQTAEIAALDTRPLQSSALLDSSSSSSSSSSSSSSSSSSSGPNPSTSFEPIKADPTGVLDLPKELSEIFDPTRECMSSELLEELMSSEVFAPLLRLSPPPGDHDYIYNLDESEGVCDLFDVPVLKL; from the exons ATGGCGGAGGCCGGGCCACAGGCGCCGCCGCCCCCGGGTACTCCAAGCCGGCACGAGAAGAGTCTGGGACTTCTCACCACCAAGTTCGTGTCGCTTCTGCAGGAAGCCAAGGACGGCGTGCTTGACCTCAAGTTG GCAGCCGACACTCTTGCTGTACGCCAGAAACGGCGGATTTACGACATCACCAACGTGTTGGAAGGTATTGGTCTGATCGAGAAAAAATCCAAGAACAGCATCCAGTGGAA GGGCGTCGGGCCAGGTTGCAATACCCGGGAGATTGCCGACAAACTGATTGAGCTCAAGGCAGAGATCGAGGAGCTACAGCAGCGGGAGCAAGAACTTGACCAGCACAAGGTGTGGGTGCAGCAGAGCATCCGGAATGTCGCAGAGGACGTCCAGAACAGCTG CTTGGCCTACGTGACTCATGAAGACATCTGCAGGTGCTTTGCTG GAGATACCCTCCTTGCTATCCGAGCCCCATCGGGCACCAGCCTGGAGGTGCCCATCCCAGAG GGTCtcaatggtcagaagaagtacCAGATTCACTTAAAGAGCATGAGTGGTCCCATTGAGGTCCTGCTAGTGAACAAGGAGGCCTGGAGTTCACCACCTGTGGCTGTGCCCGTACCTCCCCCTGACGATCTACTCCAGAGCCCACCTGCTGTGTCTACACCTCCACCTCTGCCCAAGCCTGCCTTAGCTCATCCCCAAGAAACCTCTCGTCCAAGCAGCCCCCAGATAACTACCCCCACTCCTGTCCTTGGCAGCACTGAAGTCTCAGATGTGGCAGGCCAGACAGCTGAGATTGCAG CACTGGACACTCGACCTCTGCAGTCCTCTGCACTACTGgatagtagcagcagcagcagcagcagtagcagcagcagcagcagcagcagcagttcaTCTGGACCCAACCCTTCTACCTCCTTTGAGCCCATCAAGGCAGACCCCACAGGCG ttctGGATCTCCCCAAAGAGCTGTCAGAAATCTTCGACCCCACAAGAG AGTGCATGAGCTCCGAGCTGCTGGAAGAATTGATGTCTTCAGAAG TGTTTGCCCCCCTCCTCCGACTTTCTCCACCTCCCGGAGACCACGATTACATCTACAACCTGGACGAGAGTGAAGGTGTCTGTGATCTCTTTGATGTTCCTGTTCTCAAACTCTGA
- the Exoc3l1 gene encoding exocyst complex component 3-like protein isoform X1, translating into MDSAAKDKIQPRLLPGSSCPRPEWPEQERAEQLARGAALKWASGIFYRPEQLTRLGQYRSREVQRNYSLEARIKSAVQSYLEGVQTGVWQLTQALEAVQGTREALRQAHHLLQGLSQTSQTLEPMRECVVQHKQLQILTQLLPRLQAVPAAVAHTQTLIDAQRFLEAYVNLRELEQLQEETWTPLGGLELPIFQELGLLAEALGQAVEAAAGAAGRLAREDPTLLVAAIRVAEVETERTILGQAPRDWRQRCLRALQEGLEQLHFASPVLPEPGALSGWLEALQVALPAELATAEALVAPCCPPSYHVVRLWAHTLHSGLRRSLQQLLSGPELGAADTFALLHWALHVYMGKEMMGNLELGPEADVSQLEPLLTSENIEQLEAAFVAQVQVSVAQWLKKALDGEVAEWSREQEPTTDPSGFYHSPMPAIVLQILAENIQVTSLISDSLHRRVHDMAVSELGAFLRSFSDSLIRFSRDHLRGEAVAPHYVPYLLAAFNHQSALRSSVSVLLPDGETSGVLAPVEAALDDVERRICRLVLEVLQAELQPLFAALPSRRWLLSSELLDSVYEQTLHFCKDFWRVRKPAVQLLLTETERTVVLHYLRALMQGRLVCRGADERSQAAERLQHDAAQLKELFLGLGLEESAHCAPVLLALRELLNLHDPTLLGLEVAGLRQQFPDVSEDHVSALLDLRGDVSREHRQAALSSLQAGPPPSPSTGRRALFSLVPTPTPSLSSCLPSGPCS; encoded by the exons ATGGACTCAGCAGCCAAGGACAAAATACAACCCAGACTTCTTCCTG GCTCTTCCTGCCCAAGGCCTGAGTGGCCAGAGCAGGAGAGGGCTGAACAGCTGGCTCGGGGAGCGGCGCTCAAGTGGGCTTCAGGCATCTTCTACAGGCCAGAGCAGCTGACCAGGCTGGGCCAGTACCGAAGCCGTGAAGTACAGCGTAACTATTCCTTGGAAGCGCGAATTAAG TCAGCGGTGCAGTCATACCTGGAAGGTGTGCAGACTGGTGTGTGGCAGCTGACTCAAGCCCTTGAGGCTGTGCAGGGAACACGAGAAGCCCTGAGACAGGCCCATCACTTACTCCAGGGTTTGTCTCAGACCTCACAAACCCTGGAACCCATGAGGGAATGTGTCGTCCAGCACAAACAACTCCAGATCCTGACTCAGTTGTTGCCAAGATTACAAGCAg taCCAGCTGCAGTGGCCCACACACAGACCCTGATAGATGCTCAGCGATTCTTGGAGGCATATGTGAACCTGCGGGAGCTAGAGCAGCTGCAAGAGGAGACATGGACACCCTTAGGAGGGCTGGAGTTGCCAATCTTCCAGGAGCTTGGCCTTCTGGCTGAGGCTCTGGGCCAAGCCGTGGAGGCGGCTGCAGGAGCTGCAGGGCGGCTGGCCCGTGAAGATCCAACCCTACTGGTAGCTGCTATTCGAGTGGCAGAGGTGGAGACTGAGCGCACAATCCTGGGACAGGCACCCCGAGACTGGCGGCAGCGATGTCTTCGGGCACTACAGGAAGGCCTGGAGCAGCTCCACTTTGCATCGCCTGTGCTTCCTGAGCCAGGGGCCCTGTCAGGGTGGCTTGAGGCTCTGCAGGTAGCCTTGCCTGCTGAGTTGGCAACAGCTGAAGCACTGGTGGCACCCTGCTGCCCACCAAGCTACCACGTGGTTCGGCTATGGGCCCACACCCTGCACAGTGGCCTGCGCCGTAGCTTGCAGCAACTCCTTTCTGGGCCTGAGCTAGGAGCTGCTGACACCTTTGCCTTGCTGCACTGGGCGCTGCATGTGTACATGGG GAAGGAAATGATGGGGAACTTGGAGCTGGGGCCTGAGGCCGATGTGTCCCAGCTAGAGCCCCTCTTGACCTCAGAGAACATTGAGCAGCTGGAGGCAGCATTTGTGGCTCAGGTCCAG GTaagtgtggctcagtggctaaagaaGGCACTAGATGGGGAGGTTGCCGAATGGAGCCGGGAACAGGAGCCCACCACAGATCCATCCGGTTTCTACCACTCACCAATGCCAGCCATTGTACTGCAG ATCCTGGCTGAAAACATTCAAGTAACCAGTCTGATTAGTGACTCATTGCATCGGCGGGTGCATGACATGGCAGTGTCAGAATTGGGTGCATTCTTGAGAAG TTTCAGTGACTCTCTGATCCGATTTTCCCGAGACCATCTCAGGGGAGAAGCCGTGGCCCCTCACTATGTGCCCTACCTACTGGCTGCCTTCAACCACCAATCAGCATTGAG ATCTTCAGTCTCGGTCCTGCTGCCCGACGGGGAAACTTCCGGGGTCTTAGCTCCAGTCGAAGCCGCTCTGGACGACGTAGAGAGGAGGATCTGCCGCCTGGTTTTGGAAGTACTGCAGGCTGAGCTCCAG CCCCTGTTCGCCGCTCTGCCCTCGCGCCGATGGCTATTGAGTTCCGAGTTGCTGGACAGTGTGTATGAGCAGACATTGCACTTCTGCAAGGACTTCTGGCGCGTACGGAAGCCTGCTGTTCAG CTGCTGCTGACGGAGACGGAACGAACCGTGGTGTTGCATTACCTCAGGGCGCTGATGCAGGGCCGCCTAGTGTGCCGCGGTGCGGACGAGCGGAGCCAGGCGGCTGAGCGCCTTCAGCACGATGCTGCTCAGCTTAAAGAGCTTTTCCTTGGTTTG GGCCTGGAGGAGAGCGCTCACTGCGCGCCCGTCCTGCTCGCGCTGAGGGAACTGCTCAACCTCCACGACCCCACACTGCTTGGCCTCGAGGTGGCAGGCCTGAGGCAACAATTTCCCGACGTGAG CGAGGATCATGTCTCTGCCCTCTTGGACCTGCGCGGAGACGTGTCCCGAGAGCATCGTCAGGCAGCACTCAGTTCGCTGCAGGCCGGTCCACCGCCTTCACCTTCCACCGGCCGCCGGGCACTCTTCAGCCTGGTACCGACGCCTACgccctctctgtcctcctgcctcccctcggGTCCCTGCTCCTGA
- the Exoc3l1 gene encoding exocyst complex component 3-like protein isoform X3: MRECVVQHKQLQILTQLLPRLQAVPAAVAHTQTLIDAQRFLEAYVNLRELEQLQEETWTPLGGLELPIFQELGLLAEALGQAVEAAAGAAGRLAREDPTLLVAAIRVAEVETERTILGQAPRDWRQRCLRALQEGLEQLHFASPVLPEPGALSGWLEALQVALPAELATAEALVAPCCPPSYHVVRLWAHTLHSGLRRSLQQLLSGPELGAADTFALLHWALHVYMGKEMMGNLELGPEADVSQLEPLLTSENIEQLEAAFVAQVQVSVAQWLKKALDGEVAEWSREQEPTTDPSGFYHSPMPAIVLQILAENIQVTSLISDSLHRRVHDMAVSELGAFLRSFSDSLIRFSRDHLRGEAVAPHYVPYLLAAFNHQSALRSSVSVLLPDGETSGVLAPVEAALDDVERRICRLVLEVLQAELQPLFAALPSRRWLLSSELLDSVYEQTLHFCKDFWRVRKPAVQLLLTETERTVVLHYLRALMQGRLVCRGADERSQAAERLQHDAAQLKELFLGLGLEESAHCAPVLLALRELLNLHDPTLLGLEVAGLRQQFPDVSEDHVSALLDLRGDVSREHRQAALSSLQAGPPPSPSTGRRALFSLVPTPTPSLSSCLPSGPCS, translated from the exons ATGAGGGAATGTGTCGTCCAGCACAAACAACTCCAGATCCTGACTCAGTTGTTGCCAAGATTACAAGCAg taCCAGCTGCAGTGGCCCACACACAGACCCTGATAGATGCTCAGCGATTCTTGGAGGCATATGTGAACCTGCGGGAGCTAGAGCAGCTGCAAGAGGAGACATGGACACCCTTAGGAGGGCTGGAGTTGCCAATCTTCCAGGAGCTTGGCCTTCTGGCTGAGGCTCTGGGCCAAGCCGTGGAGGCGGCTGCAGGAGCTGCAGGGCGGCTGGCCCGTGAAGATCCAACCCTACTGGTAGCTGCTATTCGAGTGGCAGAGGTGGAGACTGAGCGCACAATCCTGGGACAGGCACCCCGAGACTGGCGGCAGCGATGTCTTCGGGCACTACAGGAAGGCCTGGAGCAGCTCCACTTTGCATCGCCTGTGCTTCCTGAGCCAGGGGCCCTGTCAGGGTGGCTTGAGGCTCTGCAGGTAGCCTTGCCTGCTGAGTTGGCAACAGCTGAAGCACTGGTGGCACCCTGCTGCCCACCAAGCTACCACGTGGTTCGGCTATGGGCCCACACCCTGCACAGTGGCCTGCGCCGTAGCTTGCAGCAACTCCTTTCTGGGCCTGAGCTAGGAGCTGCTGACACCTTTGCCTTGCTGCACTGGGCGCTGCATGTGTACATGGG GAAGGAAATGATGGGGAACTTGGAGCTGGGGCCTGAGGCCGATGTGTCCCAGCTAGAGCCCCTCTTGACCTCAGAGAACATTGAGCAGCTGGAGGCAGCATTTGTGGCTCAGGTCCAG GTaagtgtggctcagtggctaaagaaGGCACTAGATGGGGAGGTTGCCGAATGGAGCCGGGAACAGGAGCCCACCACAGATCCATCCGGTTTCTACCACTCACCAATGCCAGCCATTGTACTGCAG ATCCTGGCTGAAAACATTCAAGTAACCAGTCTGATTAGTGACTCATTGCATCGGCGGGTGCATGACATGGCAGTGTCAGAATTGGGTGCATTCTTGAGAAG TTTCAGTGACTCTCTGATCCGATTTTCCCGAGACCATCTCAGGGGAGAAGCCGTGGCCCCTCACTATGTGCCCTACCTACTGGCTGCCTTCAACCACCAATCAGCATTGAG ATCTTCAGTCTCGGTCCTGCTGCCCGACGGGGAAACTTCCGGGGTCTTAGCTCCAGTCGAAGCCGCTCTGGACGACGTAGAGAGGAGGATCTGCCGCCTGGTTTTGGAAGTACTGCAGGCTGAGCTCCAG CCCCTGTTCGCCGCTCTGCCCTCGCGCCGATGGCTATTGAGTTCCGAGTTGCTGGACAGTGTGTATGAGCAGACATTGCACTTCTGCAAGGACTTCTGGCGCGTACGGAAGCCTGCTGTTCAG CTGCTGCTGACGGAGACGGAACGAACCGTGGTGTTGCATTACCTCAGGGCGCTGATGCAGGGCCGCCTAGTGTGCCGCGGTGCGGACGAGCGGAGCCAGGCGGCTGAGCGCCTTCAGCACGATGCTGCTCAGCTTAAAGAGCTTTTCCTTGGTTTG GGCCTGGAGGAGAGCGCTCACTGCGCGCCCGTCCTGCTCGCGCTGAGGGAACTGCTCAACCTCCACGACCCCACACTGCTTGGCCTCGAGGTGGCAGGCCTGAGGCAACAATTTCCCGACGTGAG CGAGGATCATGTCTCTGCCCTCTTGGACCTGCGCGGAGACGTGTCCCGAGAGCATCGTCAGGCAGCACTCAGTTCGCTGCAGGCCGGTCCACCGCCTTCACCTTCCACCGGCCGCCGGGCACTCTTCAGCCTGGTACCGACGCCTACgccctctctgtcctcctgcctcccctcggGTCCCTGCTCCTGA
- the Exoc3l1 gene encoding exocyst complex component 3-like protein isoform X2 yields MDSAAKDKIQPRLLPGSSCPRPEWPEQERAEQLARGAALKWASGIFYRPEQLTRLGQYRSREVQRNYSLEARIKGLSQTSQTLEPMRECVVQHKQLQILTQLLPRLQAVPAAVAHTQTLIDAQRFLEAYVNLRELEQLQEETWTPLGGLELPIFQELGLLAEALGQAVEAAAGAAGRLAREDPTLLVAAIRVAEVETERTILGQAPRDWRQRCLRALQEGLEQLHFASPVLPEPGALSGWLEALQVALPAELATAEALVAPCCPPSYHVVRLWAHTLHSGLRRSLQQLLSGPELGAADTFALLHWALHVYMGKEMMGNLELGPEADVSQLEPLLTSENIEQLEAAFVAQVQVSVAQWLKKALDGEVAEWSREQEPTTDPSGFYHSPMPAIVLQILAENIQVTSLISDSLHRRVHDMAVSELGAFLRSFSDSLIRFSRDHLRGEAVAPHYVPYLLAAFNHQSALRSSVSVLLPDGETSGVLAPVEAALDDVERRICRLVLEVLQAELQPLFAALPSRRWLLSSELLDSVYEQTLHFCKDFWRVRKPAVQLLLTETERTVVLHYLRALMQGRLVCRGADERSQAAERLQHDAAQLKELFLGLGLEESAHCAPVLLALRELLNLHDPTLLGLEVAGLRQQFPDVSEDHVSALLDLRGDVSREHRQAALSSLQAGPPPSPSTGRRALFSLVPTPTPSLSSCLPSGPCS; encoded by the exons ATGGACTCAGCAGCCAAGGACAAAATACAACCCAGACTTCTTCCTG GCTCTTCCTGCCCAAGGCCTGAGTGGCCAGAGCAGGAGAGGGCTGAACAGCTGGCTCGGGGAGCGGCGCTCAAGTGGGCTTCAGGCATCTTCTACAGGCCAGAGCAGCTGACCAGGCTGGGCCAGTACCGAAGCCGTGAAGTACAGCGTAACTATTCCTTGGAAGCGCGAATTAAG GGTTTGTCTCAGACCTCACAAACCCTGGAACCCATGAGGGAATGTGTCGTCCAGCACAAACAACTCCAGATCCTGACTCAGTTGTTGCCAAGATTACAAGCAg taCCAGCTGCAGTGGCCCACACACAGACCCTGATAGATGCTCAGCGATTCTTGGAGGCATATGTGAACCTGCGGGAGCTAGAGCAGCTGCAAGAGGAGACATGGACACCCTTAGGAGGGCTGGAGTTGCCAATCTTCCAGGAGCTTGGCCTTCTGGCTGAGGCTCTGGGCCAAGCCGTGGAGGCGGCTGCAGGAGCTGCAGGGCGGCTGGCCCGTGAAGATCCAACCCTACTGGTAGCTGCTATTCGAGTGGCAGAGGTGGAGACTGAGCGCACAATCCTGGGACAGGCACCCCGAGACTGGCGGCAGCGATGTCTTCGGGCACTACAGGAAGGCCTGGAGCAGCTCCACTTTGCATCGCCTGTGCTTCCTGAGCCAGGGGCCCTGTCAGGGTGGCTTGAGGCTCTGCAGGTAGCCTTGCCTGCTGAGTTGGCAACAGCTGAAGCACTGGTGGCACCCTGCTGCCCACCAAGCTACCACGTGGTTCGGCTATGGGCCCACACCCTGCACAGTGGCCTGCGCCGTAGCTTGCAGCAACTCCTTTCTGGGCCTGAGCTAGGAGCTGCTGACACCTTTGCCTTGCTGCACTGGGCGCTGCATGTGTACATGGG GAAGGAAATGATGGGGAACTTGGAGCTGGGGCCTGAGGCCGATGTGTCCCAGCTAGAGCCCCTCTTGACCTCAGAGAACATTGAGCAGCTGGAGGCAGCATTTGTGGCTCAGGTCCAG GTaagtgtggctcagtggctaaagaaGGCACTAGATGGGGAGGTTGCCGAATGGAGCCGGGAACAGGAGCCCACCACAGATCCATCCGGTTTCTACCACTCACCAATGCCAGCCATTGTACTGCAG ATCCTGGCTGAAAACATTCAAGTAACCAGTCTGATTAGTGACTCATTGCATCGGCGGGTGCATGACATGGCAGTGTCAGAATTGGGTGCATTCTTGAGAAG TTTCAGTGACTCTCTGATCCGATTTTCCCGAGACCATCTCAGGGGAGAAGCCGTGGCCCCTCACTATGTGCCCTACCTACTGGCTGCCTTCAACCACCAATCAGCATTGAG ATCTTCAGTCTCGGTCCTGCTGCCCGACGGGGAAACTTCCGGGGTCTTAGCTCCAGTCGAAGCCGCTCTGGACGACGTAGAGAGGAGGATCTGCCGCCTGGTTTTGGAAGTACTGCAGGCTGAGCTCCAG CCCCTGTTCGCCGCTCTGCCCTCGCGCCGATGGCTATTGAGTTCCGAGTTGCTGGACAGTGTGTATGAGCAGACATTGCACTTCTGCAAGGACTTCTGGCGCGTACGGAAGCCTGCTGTTCAG CTGCTGCTGACGGAGACGGAACGAACCGTGGTGTTGCATTACCTCAGGGCGCTGATGCAGGGCCGCCTAGTGTGCCGCGGTGCGGACGAGCGGAGCCAGGCGGCTGAGCGCCTTCAGCACGATGCTGCTCAGCTTAAAGAGCTTTTCCTTGGTTTG GGCCTGGAGGAGAGCGCTCACTGCGCGCCCGTCCTGCTCGCGCTGAGGGAACTGCTCAACCTCCACGACCCCACACTGCTTGGCCTCGAGGTGGCAGGCCTGAGGCAACAATTTCCCGACGTGAG CGAGGATCATGTCTCTGCCCTCTTGGACCTGCGCGGAGACGTGTCCCGAGAGCATCGTCAGGCAGCACTCAGTTCGCTGCAGGCCGGTCCACCGCCTTCACCTTCCACCGGCCGCCGGGCACTCTTCAGCCTGGTACCGACGCCTACgccctctctgtcctcctgcctcccctcggGTCCCTGCTCCTGA